Sequence from the Paralichthys olivaceus isolate ysfri-2021 chromosome 1, ASM2471397v2, whole genome shotgun sequence genome:
CACTTGTTAGATTTGCAAACAGTGCTGTGTGTTTACCTACGTGTCTCAGTGGGCTTGTGTTTTGTCTCACTGTCAGTCTTTagcctgtctctgctgctgagggGATTTCACTGTTCTCACCTGGGTGGTGAGTGGAGGGAGAGGGCTGCTGCTTGTTGGCTGATAAAGAGAGACCTATGGGAGGTTGTAAAATGTGTTGCTAACAGCGATAATGCCTCATTTACTTCTGAGTTTAGATCGCTCAATGGTCATCTGCCATAACTTAACAGCCCGCATCTAATGACAGTGCATTAAGTCTTCTGGAGTAAGGGCCTCGTTTTATTTAAGTAACTGTCTGTGATCTTTTTTGAAGGAATGGTTGGTGCAGTGAATCCCGTGAAAGCTAAGTCAAACAGGAGAGGTAGGACTGACTGACCTGTGGCATAGGACAGGTCATATTGCCCTGAGAGCAGAGGGTATCCCAGGTGGTGATGAGAGGGCATGATGCGCTGGGAGGGCGAGGAGCGCGGCCGATCTACGTCTCTTTCCcgttccctctccctctccctttcccGATCTCGGTCTCCAGCCGCTCCTCTGTCCTGCTCTCGCTCCCTGTCGTGCGGCGGCTTGTCGCCTACTGTGGGGGATTTGCTCTTGTACTGGCTGGCGTGCTGATGCAGGATATCCAGGGCTTTGGAGTCTGTTGCCGTTTTGGTGACAGTAGGGCTAGCACGAGATTTGTCGCCGCCCTCCTCACCTCCGCTTATTTTACTTCCATACGGAGAAAATGGATAACCTCCAGGTAGATACGAACCTAAGAGGGATGAAGGAAATGTTTAGAATTTATGTTTCTACAGAAAACAAATTTAACAATAACTAATGCTCTTATCTATAAAGGTTTTACCAACTTCTGCAACATACACtgtaaatattgaaatatagTTGACCTGACTGGGGTCAACAGCAAAATACAACACTTTAATTTAATCTACGGATAAAAGCACCTTAAGCTTTGTGCCCCTGTAGATGATGTATGCACGAGATCAACAACACAATTTAACATACATGTTGAAAGACAATATAAAGCCATCgcgattaaaaaaagaagacacgTGTATGTAAATTCTCTAATGTAGactattttgtctttttatctaatttaaaatcaatcGTAGACGCTTTAAAACATAGGTAGAGCCAACAGCGTAATCACTAGTTCTAATCCAGGGCTtatgtaaatcttttttttaccaaaaGAAACCACAAGACCCACTAATGTCATTGAGGATTAAACTCCGTGAATGCCATTAGACTGCATGTTTTGAACCAGTTAAACAGCTCCACACTACCAGTACCACTCACCTATTTCCTATACATCCACAGCATTAACAGGGGCAATATTGGGTTCAGTATATTACCAATGGATACTTCGACAAGCGCAATGGAGAAGCCAGGGAGCAAACCACCAACTTTCCAattagggaaaaaaaaacactttgacttttaaacCGTTGCTGAACCAAAGACAATCTAATGCATTTAAAACCTCTGACATTTACTAAATTTGGAGTCTATCTAAAGTCATACCTGGGTAATTCTGCATCATAACTGAGGGCATGCCCCTGTATCCAGGGTGGTTGGGGTCATAGCCTTGTCCATAGTGATATCCATGCATGTAGGGCATGTATCCTTGGTGTTGCGCTAGTGGTGATGAAAACTGCATGTGGGGATTGGAACGAGAGTCTTTGCTCATAACCCGGTGGTCCTCAGAAGTGATTCTGGGATCGCTACTTTCTTTGCTGTCCTCCTTGGGCACACTTTGACTGTCCTTGGGCCTAGGCCTGTCATCCTTTAATTTACGATCCCGTTCCCGTTCTCTGTCCCTTTCGTCTTTCCATCGAGGTTGCTGGTGTTCGTCTTCTGCTTGTGGCTTCTGGCTTTCTGGGAATTgctgaggagggagaaagaaggTCCTTGTAAGCACAAATCACATCAAGCTGTAAAACATTCTCACAACAGATTCACATGCATATTTACCACTGTTATACTACATTTGTATTTACCTGTCTGTACCATATGGTCTGCTCCATCCCTGCCTGACCTCTGGACTCAAGTGTTTGCTTGGAGTCTTCCTTTCCATGGTGACCCCCTTCAGTCAGCTTCATCTTCAGCCCCTCAGCTTGCTGGGACTTCGTGTCCTCCACCTTTATGCTTCCAATGGATTTGGAGGAGAGCTCAGAAGGCGAGTCCCTCAATTTTCCTGGGGGTTGTGGTGTCTTTCCAAGGTCTGACTGACTTGGGGCTTTGGAGAGGCTTGGGGGCATGGGGCTCTTTTGTTTCCACTCCTCCTTCATGGAGGCTTCCCGTTCTTTTATGGCGACATCTGACTTCTTCTCAGCAGCACGATGCTGTTCAGCCATCTGTCTTTGACGCTCCTCGTACTGTTGCCGATAGGCTGGGTTGGTGTTCATCAAGTGGTTATGGTAGGCCTGATCAGGATGATATGCATATGGGGGGACATAAGCATACTGGTTGTAGTAAAGAGGCTGCATGTACATGTTGGATCGCTGTTGAATGACTGAtggttgctgttgctgctgctgctgttgctgctgctgctgttgctgctgctgctgctgctgctgttgttgttgttgttgctgttgttgttgctgttgttgctgctgttgctgctgctgctgttgttgttgctgttgttgctgctgctggccaGGAGCACCGATGTCAGGTTTGCGATCTTCATGAATCTCAATCTTGACTTTTTCCTCACCTTGGTCCTGGTCTTCTTCTCTTTTGATCTTAATCTGACCTTCAACCACTGGGGTGCCTGGATTGGGCCCACTGACACTGGGGTTGACATAATTAGGTGAGTAATATGCATCATAGCCGGCATAGTACGGGGATTCTTTGTTGGGTGTCGGATTTGAAAAAAGTGCTTTTTTCACACTTTCCCTGATGGCTTGGTCCTCCGTCCTCACTTTGACACCACCTTCTAGTTTCCCTTCACCATCTTCTCCAGCATCTGAAATGTCAGAATATGCTGGGCTATTAGTTTTGACTGAAGAATTGTCAGCACCATTTTGGTTTACCGCATGAAGTGGCGTGAGAGGCTGCGGCATCCCACTACCATCTATCCGACTGGCTACACCAATAGATGGGCTAGGGGCATTGTCTGAAAAGCTGTATATCTTGTCAGCCTCAGCCTTCATACTGGCCAAGCGACTCTGATGAGGATCTGAGGAACCATTGAGGAGTCCATCCCCCTTAATTCCTTGATCTGGAGGCTCAGTATATGGAAGCTTACCTTCCTCTAGTTTTCCACCCTTTCCCGAAGGCTTGGGGCTGTCAGCTTCCTTCCCACCgtcctttttcttcttgtctttcttcttcttgtctttggAGCTACTTGAGGCAGGGTCTACAATGGCAGGGGGTTTAGGCTGTGTCCCTTTCATTTGGGGACTCTTGGGAATACCTTGTATCATTGGGGTAAGCCCTGGGGAAGAATTTGGGTTTCCAGGAGGAAAAGAGTACATCTGCTGGGATGCTGCAGATGCAGGGCCAATGGGCCGTGgtgatttcatatttttctgGGCCATTTTATCAGCTTTGAGGCTTGCACTACCCTTTTTTGACTTCTCTGATCCTCTCTTATCATCTATACCATCATTACTTGCCTCATCAGTGAGGCATGGCCCATCCTCACATCCGTCCATCGGTGTACCTCCTGTTTCTGGATCCATCTCagcaattttctttttactctgCTTTGAACCAAACTTGCCAGGAGATGGGGAAGGACTCTGAGCCTCAAAGTTCCTGCCTTTTGGAGTAACTGAACGTGCTGGAGACAAGGATCCTTTCTGAGAGATGGATGCTCCATTACAATTTCCTGGTTCAGGGTGGAGAGTTGAATCCTCTCCATATTCACTGTCTCCATCTAACTCCAACTTTATGTCATCATCATTGTGGGCACGGGCTTGGTGGTACTTGAGACCATTGATGTGCTTGTACTTCTTGTTGCAGTTAGGATGTGGACAATCAATAAGAACTGGAGAAGGGCAGCTGCGATCGAGGGGAGGTGGAAGTGGCTCAGTCTTAATGGAAGAGATAGGCAGACCTGTTGGTCCCACCCCTCCACTGTTTGAGTTTGTCCGCATCCGTTTGTTACCTTTGGTGTCCTCTGAGCTAGAATTCGGCTCCATGTCTGAGGCTGGTTTGGTCTTGCGTTTCCCAGCTGAGGAGGGACTGGCCTTGATGTCTTCTGTGTTACTGTTGGGTGGAGTGCGGCGCTCTGATGGTGTCTGGCTGCCCCTTCGGCCCTTGCTGTTCGCTGCAGCACGTGTCTTGTTGTTGGTGGTGCCCTTGTTGTCTGATGAATTGCTGTTCTCATTGATAGGGGTGTTGCTATTCGGTCTCATGCGCTTGCCTCGACCACGGCCATTCCTCATCTCCAGATCACTTGTCGGGGATTCACAAAACCTGCAGTAGTGTTGGAAAATTACAGGTAAGAATTACTGATGTCACTGCATCAATGGGTGATTCTAAGACCTGTTATTTTTGAAATTACTATTGCtggaaattataataatacactGACAAGACGCACttaatgattttattatttgaagtttttttaaacattgaatCTCTGTTAAAATGCTTGAATGTTATGATCAACAGTAAGAATAAGAATTTTCTAAAATGTATCTGTCTAATTTATTTGAATCTGGAGGGTGAAGatgtgtttcacagtttctgtaAAGTAAACATCACGATTTATTTTTCGAAAACTACACGAAAccaaaatatttgattgtcaaggttaaaacaaaaaataataaaataatcagtgTTGACAATTGTAGCGCTGTTCTGGATGAGGTTTGTTCATATTGTAACTGAGAATCTCAAATACTTATTCCAGATTACACTACGTGTCTCACTACCAACGTTAACAACATTGTTCTATCGCTGTGTTCTCATTTAATATCAACCTGTTATTTGTTAATATAAGTGAGTAAGGACTTGTAACAAAGCCAAgtggaaatgaaaatatttgaagagACATAGTCATTCAAATACTTAAAATTACAGTTTGGCCTTATCTCTCCACAACAGTGAAGTAATTATCTTTCTGCGCAGCAGTGGTTAGTAATCTGTGACTAAAAGAAACATCAGGCTGGAATGACACAGCTTCCTCCACAAGTCTCTCTAAACAATTTCAGCCCCAGCAGGGGATATGAATACAGCCGTAGTCTGACAGTGGTGGAGGAATTTAGACTCATTACAAGCCCAAGTTTATATTCACTCCATTGAAAGCTTTCTGAATTATTCATGGAGAGTCCCTAATGTAGTCATGCTGCAAACTGTAAGACTATGTTGGTTCAAATACACCCCAGCAAACCTCACTTACTGAGCATCATTGTGATTTACTGTGATACATTAGTGTGATACAGCCTCGCCTTGTTTTCCATTAGCGGTGCTTTAATCtgaacttctttttttttctacattgcACTTAAGGATGCAtttcaaatatacatttatattaacaCTTAGATACAGAAATGAAAGCAGCTGCTTGGGAATATATCTTACACAACCTGTGTATTTTGCATAATGAAGGCAAAtatccagaaataaaaaactCTTAAGCTGCCACCCACTTAACTCTGATCTAAAAAATTGCAGCTTTGTGTGATAGAGAACGTTACACTGTGTTGAGGAAAAGCTATCAGTCCAATAAATGGATTCTGCAATCTGGCTTGCTAGAGTAGCTCTCTATTTCATCTACCTCCTCCTGGGATATCAGCCTTTTCCAGTGAATCCTGTTTCTCTAGGCCTGAGATAAAGACCAACATGGACTTGGACGGTCCAAATGCACATTGGTAAATAGGTACATTATATCCTTGAGTTGAATTCTATTGCAGTAGATTCATATCAGCCAGAATATGAAAAGGTTAAGAGACTGAGTGCAGCCTGGATACAGAGAATGCACCAGTTATTCATAGTAATCATGACTTCTCTACCTTGGCATTTACAACTACCGTGTGTCACAGTGAATTCTTTGTACAATGCAAAAATTATGCAAACCCGGTGGATGTAGCAGAGTAGTtttaacaaaaccaaacaagggatgattcattaaaataattaacataataataaagagggaataaaaaaagGCTCCTTACCTGGGGGGAGCCCAGTCATGGCGAGTGCAGTCCAACAGGGTTCCCACATATGTCTTGTTTCTCCAAGTAACATTGACCACCAGCATGCCTGTGagacaaagaataaaacaggtCATTTACTTTGGGTTAACAGCGTCAATAATCCAAATTGCGCAGAATAAAATACAGTTCATTATCAAACCCAAGAGAAAATGTTATACAGTGAAATTCATGTTCAACTGCCTGCACTGTGCGAGCACAAATTGCATTGTGTCTGCTGCATCAGCATGGTGATCTTTGCTAAAGGGTGTCACATGCAAGGCAGTTATACAATCCCGAGATCCTATTTTAATCACCATCACACAGCAAAGCCGCAGGGGCAAGGCTGACATATCTTCTAAACGACTTGGAACACACTCAGATGCAGTCAGTATTGTAAAACCTATATGAAATACTGGCAGAAGGTCTCACTAAGAATGATCACACTGAGGTTACCAGGGAATACTCAGTCACTGAACACTCTTTCCATTTAAATAAGCCATCTCACAGACAAAGGAGGTTTCCCTCAAGAAGATTTATTTGGaggcaaatattttttttaatcgtcCTCCGTCTCACTTTGAAGCCCAGATATTCTCTACCTTGGGGATAATATGGATCAACCACTCCAGCTTCCTAAAAACAAGCGAGCGCCTCCCGGGTTACACCATTTCAATgtcaatggttcagtttgacAGCTTATAACCGAGTGTGCAAGAAAAGATCCTTGACTTCCTTGGAATTGCTGCAATCCGTCACACTTAGACGCTTCGGTGTTGCCATTTGGCGAGTGTGAATTTGGTAGCACTGGGTGTGAGCTACACAATCTGACCTGTGCTGTGTGAGATACCCGACCTTGCATTTGAAATCTATATTTAGttccttttaaaatgtgtttctcttaAAGAAACCGAATACTCTCCACTTGATTGTGAGTCACTGGGACGCCACCAGATTTGCACAAAATTACTCAACGAAATCCCTGCACTATGTACATTGAACTGCAACACAGCAGAGTGCAGATTTTGCCAATAAATTTTAAAGTAAATCATCAACCAAACAGCTTCAGAGGATTAAGAGCAACGACCGTGCTGAAAAACATTGTGGATTTATTGCCCCCACCATCCCCCTCACTCCCCAGTGGTGACCTCAGCTTGCCACTTCAGCACTGCAGAGAAACTGGAGGCTGCAGTGAGCTAACTTATCTAATGGCACAGGAATGCTGGCTGGCAGCTTCCATCCCTCCAAGCATTTTATTAGCTTAGGAAACCTTTCTTGCTCACCccattttccctctctccttcaccctcatttcctcttttcagTGGTATAACCATCCCCGGCTTACAATCTtttttcctcccacacacaAGTCACAGTTCGACCTCATTTTTCTCTTGCTGCCTTTGGCATATAGCCGCGAGTGTGTAAaggtatttatatatgtttacagGAGCCTGCTGACACTCGGCCAGGAGTCTCTTCCTTCACTCTATGGTCTAACAACGTGAGTGCTTGGTCAAGGCTAGCTCCAACTGTTCATGATGTTTGCGTGCACCAGGTAGTGGAGGGGTCCTCAAGTTCAGTTTTTCTGTCACATTAAGGAAACACAGACCTTTTCTAAAATGCCTTTAACAGCCCGTCCCCCTAAGCCCTCCTAACACTCCACCACAAAATGGCTCTGGCAGCTGGTGGTGGCAGGATGTAAATCAAGGCAGGGCAaatgaatgactgactgaatgaatgactcGCCTTTCATGATGTGCTTTCTCTACTGAGGGGTTTAGAAATAAACCATGAGTTGTTGAAAGtcttaaatgattttaaattagcATTCAGTCTTTGTGGCCCTGTTCAGACATCAGATCACGAGTGGACAACTTTGAATTTAGGTGTGAACACACCAGAGATGGATTGAAGACTCATTTGAGATgtgatcactcagaccacattcagagaTGGTCTGTGATGCATAtggccacattctttttcaGCGtgcaaatgtgtcctgggccacattgaAGCCCTGGCCTTTCAACTGATGTCCTCTGgcctgctacagtttcacaatgaaccgACAATACTTCACAGTGCTTCCCatccattgatttatttgtggccaCAGCTACAATATCAACTTTGAccattaaatattgattttctatatactattttttttttttttttaactttttcaaatgagtgaaaaataaaatttaattgcaGAGCAGTGCATTGACTCGCTCAGCCACTCCTGGTGagtcctgctctctctctcccctctcactctctaataaacacaaacaaaccaacacatgGACAAACACATGTCAATATTTGACTGGCTAAAAACAATGTATATTGGTCTGTGTACAGAGCTATGATGTACGACTTGTTTATTGGCATACAGAGCAGGAAAGTGAGATCCCATCACAAGCGGGGCGCATGTGGAGATGAATTTTAATGCCAAACGAATATGGTATTACGAGAATTGTAAAATGTCTTTCCCACTTGAAACAGTGGCAGGACAACTGATGCTGTGTTCGTCTGCCACAATCTAGATGATTAATGGGTTCACTCGGTTCTGTGGAAACAAAACCCAACCCAGGACCGTAACGGAACAGGTCCCAATTCCACTCAGCCTAATCGTGTTGGGTCTTGTTTTACTGCTGTGGTTCAAACCTCCCTATGTCAATACATCCAGTGTCCAAGTAGATTTTAATGCATCCGGGCTGAAACCAAGCTTATTTCAGCTAAATTA
This genomic interval carries:
- the znf609b gene encoding zinc finger protein 609b: MSLSGGTAGGKGVDSNAVDTYDSGDEWDIGVGNLIIDLDADLEKDKLEMSGTKDGMAAPPSAVAALPDNIRFVSPVSGSQGKESKSKYKRSKNSKDNSNKASAGDGGKKETAGRTQGEPTVTAANAGAAGGNSTSGRNMEKGGKASRGVLSGKKDKEGAGGKSKKDKTDGAPVVAIAAAEKDVVSQAQVALGNSRNTSFENTQSTDLAEANQMGNIALEQVGIVPALTAKTEPEEVENGNSECKMLKKVKNEKMESPVSTPAPPPLHLLAAVGNSEISSPCEQIMVRTRSVAVNTSDVALATEPECLGPCEPGTSVNLEGIVWQETEDGMLVVNVTWRNKTYVGTLLDCTRHDWAPPRFCESPTSDLEMRNGRGRGKRMRPNSNTPINENSNSSDNKGTTNNKTRAAANSKGRRGSQTPSERRTPPNSNTEDIKASPSSAGKRKTKPASDMEPNSSSEDTKGNKRMRTNSNSGGVGPTGLPISSIKTEPLPPPLDRSCPSPVLIDCPHPNCNKKYKHINGLKYHQARAHNDDDIKLELDGDSEYGEDSTLHPEPGNCNGASISQKGSLSPARSVTPKGRNFEAQSPSPSPGKFGSKQSKKKIAEMDPETGGTPMDGCEDGPCLTDEASNDGIDDKRGSEKSKKGSASLKADKMAQKNMKSPRPIGPASAASQQMYSFPPGNPNSSPGLTPMIQGIPKSPQMKGTQPKPPAIVDPASSSSKDKKKKDKKKKDGGKEADSPKPSGKGGKLEEGKLPYTEPPDQGIKGDGLLNGSSDPHQSRLASMKAEADKIYSFSDNAPSPSIGVASRIDGSGMPQPLTPLHAVNQNGADNSSVKTNSPAYSDISDAGEDGEGKLEGGVKVRTEDQAIRESVKKALFSNPTPNKESPYYAGYDAYYSPNYVNPSVSGPNPGTPVVEGQIKIKREEDQDQGEEKVKIEIHEDRKPDIGAPGQQQQQQQQQQQQQQQQQQQQQQQQQQQQQQQQQQQQQQQQQQQQQQQQPSVIQQRSNMYMQPLYYNQYAYVPPYAYHPDQAYHNHLMNTNPAYRQQYEERQRQMAEQHRAAEKKSDVAIKEREASMKEEWKQKSPMPPSLSKAPSQSDLGKTPQPPGKLRDSPSELSSKSIGSIKVEDTKSQQAEGLKMKLTEGGHHGKEDSKQTLESRGQAGMEQTIWYRQQFPESQKPQAEDEHQQPRWKDERDRERERDRKLKDDRPRPKDSQSVPKEDSKESSDPRITSEDHRVMSKDSRSNPHMQFSSPLAQHQGYMPYMHGYHYGQGYDPNHPGYRGMPSVMMQNYPGSYLPGGYPFSPYGSKISGGEEGGDKSRASPTVTKTATDSKALDILHQHASQYKSKSPTVGDKPPHDREREQDRGAAGDRDRERERERERERDVDRPRSSPSQRIMPSHHHLGYPLLSGQYDLSYATGKPDRHTSTLQRFM